Proteins encoded in a region of the Salipiger sp. CCB-MM3 genome:
- a CDS encoding ABC transporter ATP-binding protein — translation MSILEFQNVSKSFGEGTQATHVLKDINLSVEEGEFLVILGFSGTGKTTLINLMAGLEKPTKGRVTFKGFDIEGPGPERGVIFQNYSLMPWLTVEGNVRLALDAVFPEMTKNEKTRKTRHYIKMVGLSHAIHRRPAELSGGMRQRVNVARALAMSPEVLLLDEPLSALDALTRANLADEIEAIWEQDKKTCVLITNDVDEAITLADRIIALNPDGTLGAEFRVDIPRPRERSEMNHHEGFKKLRAEVTGYLMDVGIKGKVEGSRILPNVTPIHAVPAAVQQAQEGLIEERFLDFSQLHKIYPTPKGPLTVVEDFNLKINRGEFISLIGHSGCGKSTVLTMAAGLNGISKGAIKLDGRHVEGADPERAVVFQSPNLFPWLTARENCAIGVDKVYPKASQAERQDVVEYYLERVGLADAMDRGAADMSNGMKQRVGIARAFALSPKLLLLDEPFGMLDSLTRWELQEVLMEVWSRTKVTAICVTHDVDEAILLADRVVMMTNGPQATIGKITDVNLPRPRTRKALLEHPDYYAYRQEVLDFLEEYEHGAKPKPKAAPAALAAE, via the coding sequence ATGAGCATCCTAGAGTTCCAGAACGTCTCGAAAAGCTTCGGCGAGGGCACGCAAGCGACCCATGTGCTGAAGGACATCAACCTCTCGGTGGAAGAAGGCGAGTTCCTCGTGATCCTCGGCTTCTCCGGCACCGGCAAGACCACGCTGATCAACCTGATGGCCGGGCTCGAAAAGCCCACAAAGGGCCGCGTCACCTTCAAAGGGTTCGACATCGAGGGCCCCGGCCCCGAGCGCGGCGTGATCTTCCAGAACTACTCGCTGATGCCGTGGCTGACGGTCGAGGGCAACGTGCGCCTCGCGCTCGACGCGGTCTTCCCCGAGATGACCAAGAACGAGAAGACCCGCAAGACCCGCCACTACATCAAGATGGTCGGCCTGAGCCACGCCATCCACCGCCGCCCGGCGGAACTGTCGGGAGGCATGCGCCAGCGGGTCAACGTCGCCCGTGCGCTCGCCATGTCGCCCGAGGTGCTGCTGCTCGACGAGCCGCTGTCGGCGCTCGACGCGCTGACCCGCGCCAACCTCGCCGACGAGATCGAGGCGATCTGGGAGCAGGACAAAAAAACCTGCGTGCTGATCACCAATGACGTCGACGAGGCGATCACCCTCGCCGACCGGATCATAGCGCTGAACCCCGATGGCACGCTCGGCGCAGAGTTCCGCGTCGACATTCCCCGCCCGCGCGAACGCAGCGAGATGAACCACCACGAGGGGTTCAAGAAGCTGCGCGCCGAGGTCACCGGCTACCTCATGGACGTCGGCATCAAGGGCAAGGTCGAAGGCTCGCGCATCCTGCCCAATGTCACCCCGATCCACGCCGTGCCCGCCGCCGTGCAGCAGGCGCAGGAAGGGCTGATCGAAGAGCGCTTCCTCGACTTCTCGCAGCTCCACAAAATCTACCCCACGCCGAAGGGTCCGCTCACGGTGGTCGAGGACTTCAACCTCAAGATCAACCGCGGCGAGTTCATCTCGCTGATCGGCCACTCGGGCTGCGGCAAGTCCACGGTGCTGACCATGGCGGCAGGGCTGAACGGCATCTCCAAGGGCGCGATCAAGCTTGATGGCCGCCATGTGGAAGGCGCCGATCCCGAGCGCGCCGTGGTGTTCCAGTCGCCGAACCTCTTCCCGTGGCTCACCGCCCGCGAGAACTGCGCCATCGGGGTCGACAAGGTCTACCCCAAGGCGTCGCAGGCCGAGCGTCAGGACGTGGTGGAATATTACCTCGAGCGGGTCGGCCTTGCCGATGCCATGGACCGCGGCGCCGCCGATATGTCCAACGGCATGAAGCAGCGCGTCGGCATCGCCCGCGCCTTCGCCCTCTCGCCCAAGCTGCTGCTGCTCGATGAGCCCTTCGGCATGCTCGACAGCCTCACCCGCTGGGAGCTTCAGGAGGTGCTGATGGAGGTCTGGTCCCGCACCAAGGTCACCGCGATCTGCGTCACCCATGACGTCGACGAGGCGATCCTTCTGGCCGACCGCGTGGTGATGATGACCAACGGCCCGCAGGCCACCATCGGCAAGATCACCGATGTGAACCTGCCCCGCCCGCGCACCCGCAAGGCGCTGCTCGAGCATCCCGATTATTACGCCTACCGCCAAGAGGTGCTCGATTTCCTCGAAGAATACGAGCACGGCGCCAAGCCCAAACCCAAAGCCGCCCCCGCGGCGCTTGCAGCGGAGTGA
- a CDS encoding ABC transporter permease: protein MTTVDPDFARDAEREARRARLFTRINKADAWFKVLGLAWITPLLKAAAGDNPKAQMKDVWRLLGVPLVAIAAFLVLWGTLAPQVQTSLGAVPGPAQVWSEAVNLHADAQAKAAKQAKFEAMVDKRNEKLIAAGKADQVKDVAYTGAPSYYQQIWTSIKTVFFGFLIASAVAIPLGICAGLSPTANAAINPLVQIFKPVSPLAWLPIVTMVVSAAYATNDGMFSKSFLISAITVTLCSLWPTLINTALGVASIDKDLVNVSKVLKMNTYTKITKLVLPSALPLIFTGLRLSLGVGWMVLIAAEMLAQNPGLGKFVWDEFQNGSSSSLAKIMVAVFTIGIIGFLLDRVMYALQSLFTFSNNR from the coding sequence ATGACCACCGTCGATCCCGATTTCGCCCGAGACGCCGAACGCGAGGCTCGCCGGGCGCGTCTGTTCACCCGCATCAACAAGGCCGATGCATGGTTCAAGGTCCTCGGCCTTGCCTGGATCACGCCGCTGCTCAAGGCCGCCGCTGGCGACAACCCCAAGGCCCAGATGAAGGACGTCTGGCGTTTGCTGGGCGTTCCGCTGGTCGCCATCGCCGCATTCCTCGTGCTCTGGGGCACGCTGGCGCCGCAGGTGCAAACCTCGCTCGGCGCGGTGCCCGGCCCGGCGCAGGTCTGGAGCGAGGCGGTCAACCTGCACGCCGATGCGCAGGCCAAGGCGGCCAAGCAAGCCAAATTCGAAGCCATGGTCGACAAGCGCAACGAAAAGCTGATCGCCGCGGGCAAGGCGGATCAGGTCAAGGACGTCGCCTATACCGGCGCGCCGAGCTACTACCAGCAGATCTGGACCTCGATCAAAACCGTGTTCTTCGGCTTCCTGATCGCCTCCGCCGTGGCCATTCCGCTGGGCATCTGCGCGGGCCTTTCGCCCACCGCCAACGCCGCGATCAACCCGCTGGTGCAGATCTTCAAGCCGGTCTCGCCGCTGGCATGGCTGCCGATCGTCACCATGGTGGTCTCGGCCGCCTATGCCACCAACGACGGCATGTTCTCGAAATCCTTCCTGATCTCGGCGATCACCGTGACGCTCTGCTCGCTCTGGCCGACGCTGATCAACACCGCGCTTGGCGTGGCCTCGATCGACAAGGATCTGGTGAACGTCTCGAAGGTGCTCAAGATGAACACCTACACCAAGATCACCAAGCTGGTGCTGCCCTCGGCCCTGCCGCTGATCTTCACCGGTCTGCGCCTGTCGCTCGGTGTGGGCTGGATGGTGCTGATCGCCGCCGAGATGCTCGCCCAGAACCCCGGCCTCGGCAAGTTCGTGTGGGATGAGTTCCAGAACGGCTCGTCCTCCTCGCTGGCCAAGATCATGGTCGCGGTCTTCACCATCGGCATCATCGGCTTCCTGCTGGACCGCGTGATGTATGCCCTGCAGTCCCTCTTCACCTTCTCGAACAACCGCTGA